One Malania oleifera isolate guangnan ecotype guangnan chromosome 10, ASM2987363v1, whole genome shotgun sequence genomic region harbors:
- the LOC131165647 gene encoding uncharacterized protein LOC131165647 — MSTAPDFVNVVATGGDDFKFNFQRYEMYKSSLAGIVGSSYDRYVFLCFKSPDFWPSRVEDFDSDLLPKFFSSAIKSRKNDINVKILLQPRLSKSSGDLVLFGYFSSSGVLILIPAT, encoded by the coding sequence ATGTCCACGGCTCCAGATTTCGTCAATGTCGTCGCCACCGGCGGTGACGACTTCAAGTTCAACTTCCAACGTTATGAGATGTACAAAAGCTCGCTTGCCGGTATCGTTGGTTCGTCGTACGATCGCTATGTTTTCCTCTGCTTCAAGAGCCCTGATTTTTGGCCTTCTCGTGTTGAGGACTTTGACTCTGATCTGCTTCCCAAGTTTTTCTCCTCGGCTATCAAGTCTCGCAAGAACGACATCAATGTCAAGATCCTCTTACAACCTCGACTCTCCAAGTCTTCCGGGGACCTCGTGCTTTTCGGCTACTTCTCCAGCTCCGGTGTCCTTATTCTTATTCCTGCTACATGA